The genomic interval GTCCGGCGCCGTGGTGACGTGGGACTCCTTCGGGCTGCGCAGGCCGAGCAGGGTCTCGGTGGGCGCGGCGAACAGGCCGAGCCGGTCCACGTCGGAGCCCTCGCGGGCGAGTCCGTACGCGGTCGAGCCGACGACGCCGGAGAGCAGGATGTTCTGGACGGTCACGAGACCATTGTGCTGACCTGCGGCGATCGCGGTCATCCGGTTTTCGCGGCGGTCCCGGTGGCGGGAATACCGCGTCCGGTCACGTGTTGAACCCGGTGTGAGTTCCCTGACCGCCGCCACCCGCTTCTCCGTCCTCGACCGCTCCCGCACCCGCGAGGGCGGCACGAACGCGCAGGCGCTCCAGGACACCGTACGGCTGGCACAGGAGCTCGAGGGGCTCGGCTACCACCGGTTCTGGGTCTCGGAGCACCACGGCGTGCCGGGAGTCGCGGGCTCCGCGCCGACCGTGCTGGCGGCCGCCGTGGCCGCGGCCACGCACACCATCCGGGTCGGCACCGGTGGCGTGATGCTGCCGAACCACCAACCCCTGGTCGTCGCCGAGCAGTTCGGGGTGCTGGAGTCCCTCTTTCCCGGCCGGATCGACATGGGCCTGGGCCGCTCGGTCGGCTTCACCGACGGCGTCCGCAGGGCGCTGGGCCGCGGCAAGGACGACGCCGACGACTTCGCCGTACAGCTGGAAGAACTCCTGGGCTGGTTCCGCGGCACGTCCGAGACGGGGGTGCGGGCCCGCCCGGCCGAGGGCCTGGCCGTGCCGCCCTTCGTGCTGGCCATGGGCGAGGGCGCCGCGATCGCGGCCCGCGCGGGCCTGCCGATGGTCATCGGCGACCTCAGGAACCGCGAGAGGATGCAGCGCGGCATCGACCACTACCGCGGGCGTTTCCGGCCCTCTCCCTGGGCGCCGGAACCGTATGTCGTCATCTCCGGGACGGTCGCGGTGGCCGCCACCCCCGAGGAGGCGCGGCGCCTGTTGATCCCGGAGGCCTGGTCGATGGCGTACTCGCGGACCCACGGCACCTTCCCGCCCCTGCCGCCCGCCGAACGCGTCGAGGCGCTCGCGATGACGGCCAGGGAGCAGGGCCTGTACGAGTCCGGGCTCGCCGGTCACATCGCGGGCACCGAGGAGCAGGTCGCCCACGAGCTGGAGACGGTCCTGAAGGAGACGGGGGCCGACGAGGTCCTGGTCACGACCAGCACGTACGACCGCGAGGCCCTGCTGGAGTCCTATCGGCGGCTGGCGACGATCACCTCCGGTTAGAGTCGTTCTCATGCACGGCACCCACGGCTCCCACGACCCGTACGTCCGCGTCCGCGGTGCCCGTGAGCACAATCTTCAGGGGGTGGATGTCGACATCCCGCGGGATGTGCTCGCCGTGTTCACGGGGGTGTCGGGGTCCGGGAAGTCGTCGCTGGCGTTCGGGACGATCTACGCGGAGGCCCAGCGGCGGTACTTCGAGTCGGTGGCGCCGTATGCGCGTCGGCTGATTCACCAGGTGGGGGCGCCGAAGGTCGGGGAGATCACCGGGTTGCCGCCGGCGGTCTCTCTTCAGCAGCGGCGTTCGGCGCCTACGTCCCGGTCGTCCGTCGGCACGGTCACCAACCTCTCGAACTCGCTGCGCATGCTGTTCTCGCGGGCCGGGGCATACCCGCCGGGTGCCGAGCGGCTCGACTCGGACTCGTTCTCCCCCAACACGGCCGTCGGCGCCTGTCCGGAGTGTCACGGGCTCGGACGGGTCCACCGTACGACCGAGCGGTCGCTGGTGCCCGACCCGTCGCTGTCGATCCGGGAGGGTGCCATCGCCGCGTGGCCCGGTGCCTGGCAGGGCAAGAACCTGCGGGACATCCTCGACACACTCGGGTACGACGTGGACCGGCCCTGGCGGGAGCTGTCCGCCGAGGAGCGGGAGTGGATCCTGTTCACCGACGAGCAGCCGGTGGTCACCGTGCACCCGGTGCGGGACGCGGACCGGATCCAACGCCCCTACCAGGGCACGTACATGAGCGCCCGCCGCTATGTGCTGAAGACCTTCGCGGACTCCAAGAGCCAGACGCTCAGGGCGAAGGCGGAGCGGTTCCTGGTCTCCGCGCCCTGCCCGGTGTGCGGCGGCAGCAGGCTGCGTCCGGAGGCGATGGCGGTGACGTTCAACGGCCGTACGATCGCCGAGCTGGCGGCTGTGCCGCTGGTGGAACTGGCCTCGATGCTCGACGCACGGTCCGAGACCGCGCGCTTCCTCACCGAGGACCTCACCTCCCGGATCGCCCCGGTGATCGAACTCGGCCTCGGCTACCTCAGCCTGGACCGCGCCACCCCCACCCTGTCCGCCGGTGAACTCCAACGGCTGCGGCTGGCAACCCAGTTGCGGTCCGGGCTGTTCGGGGTCGTGTACGTCCTCGACGAACCCTCCGCCGGACTGCACCCCGCGGACACCGAGGCGCTGCTGACCGTGCTGGACCGGCTGAAGGCGGCCGGCAACTCGGTGTTCGTGGTGGAGCACCACCTGGACGTCATGCGGGGCGCGGACTGGCTGGTGGACGTCGGGCCGCTGGCGGGCGAGCACGGCGGCCGGGTGCTGCACAGCGGGCCGCCGGCCGGGCTGGCGGCGGTCGAGGAGTCGGCCACGGCACGGTTCCTGTTCGACCGCTCCCCCGCCCCGGCCCGCCAAGTGCGATCCCCCCGAGGGCTCTTGAAGGTGGGTCCGGTCTCCAGGCACAACCTGCGCCAGGTCACGGCCGAGTTCCCGCTGGGAGTGCTCACGGCGGTCACCGGGGTGTCGGGCTCGGGCAAGTCCACGCTGGTCGGCGAGATCACGGAGGAGCTGGAGGGGGTGGGCCGGCTGGTCTCGGTCGACCAGAAGCCGATCGGCCGGACCCCGCGCTCCAACCTGGCGACCTACACGGGCCTGTTCGACACCGTGCGCAAGGTGTTCGCCGCCACCGACGAGGCACGGCAACGCGGTTACGGCGTGGGGCGGTTCTCGTTCAACGTGGCGGGAGGGCGCTGCGAGACCTGCCAGGGCGAGGGGTTCGTGAGCGTGGAGCTGCTCTTCCTGCCGAGCACCTACGCGCCCTGCCCGGACTGCGGCGGCGCACGCTACAACCCCGAGACGCTCGAAGTGACGTACCGGGGACGCAACATCGCCCAGGTGCTCGACCTCACGGTGGAGGCGGCGGCGGACTTCTTCGCCGACTCCCCGTCCGTGGCCCGCAGCCTGACCACCCTCCTCGACGTCGGTCTCGGCTATCTGCACCTCGGGCAGCCCGCCACCGAGCTCTCCGGCGGCGAGGCCCAGCGCATCAAGCTCGCGAGCGAACTCCAGCGCGTGCACCGCGCCCACACCCTCTACCTCCTCGACGAACCCACCACCGGTCTCCACCCGGCCGACGTCGAGGTCCTGATGCGCCAACTGCACGGCCTCGTCGACGCCGGCCACACGGTGATCGTCGTCGAGCACGACATGTCGGTCGTGGCGGGCGCGGACTGGGTGATCGACCTGGGCCCGGGCGGCGGCGACGCGGGCGGCCGGATCGTGGCGACGGGCGTACCGGGAGCCGTGGCCGAGGCGGCGGGCAGCACCACGGCGCCCTACCTGGCACGGACGCTGGGCAAGGATTGCTGATGCCGACCGCGGTCCTTCGGCCGTCAGCCGCCCGTGTGCTCCCCCGTTCGCCCGTGGCACGCCCGCGACTGCGCCGCCCGGGCCAGGGAGCGGCGGTCCGGGTGGCTGCCCGGCGGGATCGGGTCAGGAACCTCCACCTCGGCCATCAGTCCCCGTGCCGACACCACCCGCCACACCGAGGTCAGCAGTGAGTCGTCGCCGATGAAGGCGGGGGCCGTGCTGGACCCGCCGTCGACGAGCCGGTAGCGCAGACTCACCGGCTGGACGGGCACCCCGGCGTCCAGAGCCGCCTGGAACACCGCCCGGCGGAAGTGCCCCTGGGCGCGGCCGCACCAGGTGCTCCCCTCGGGGAAGACGGCGACCGCCGCGCCTGCGCGCAGTGCGTCGGCGATGCGGGCGACCGTGTCCGGGAGGGCCCGCAGCCGGTCCCGCTCGATGAACAGCGCGCCGCTGCGGGCGGTCAGCCGGCCCGCCACGGGCCACCGCCGGATCTCGGACTTGGCGAGCATCCGCGCGGGCCGGACGGCGGCCAGCAGCGGGATGTCCAGCCAGGAGATGTGGTTGGCGACCAGCAGCACCCCGCCCGTGGGCGTGGCGGCGCCGGACAGGCGGACCCGGACCCCCGAGACCCGCACCACCGCCCGGCACCACCACCTGACCGCGCCGGCCGGGATCAACCGGCCCACCGGCAGCAGCACGATCCCGGCGAGCAGGACCGCCGTGACCACGAGGAACCGAAGCACGGCACGGGGTACGGCCGTGACGGATCCCGCCCGCTCCAGGCACGCCCCAGGGGTGCAGGGCGCGCTGGGCAGCCAGACGCTCATCAGGCCGGGACGAGCGAGAGGAAGTGCCGCAGATACCGGGCGTTGACCCGGCGCATCGACAGCAGCACGTACATGTCGGCGACCCCGAAGTCCGGGTCGTGGGCGGGCTGCCCGCACACCCAGGCCCCGAGGCGGAGGTAACCGCGCAGCAGCGGGGGGAGTTCGGTGTGCGCGGCGGGCGCCACGTCCGCGGGCTCCCAGGGCAGCAGGGGCCGTACCCGGAACTCCTCGGGAGCCAGGTACTTGGTGCGCACCCGGTCCCAGGTGCCGGCCGCGAGCGCGCCGCCGTCGGCGAGCGGGACGGAGCAGCAGCCGGCCAGCCAGTCATGGCCGCGGTCCACCATGTAGCGGGCGATCCCGGCCCAGATGAGGCCGATGACGGCCCCGTCGCGGTGGTCGGGGTGCACACAGGAACGGCCGACCTCGACGAGTCCCGGGCGGATCGCGTCGAGCGGCGCGAGGTCGAACTCGCTCTCGGAGTAAAGGCGTCCGGCCACCGCCGCGCGCTCCGGGGGCAGCAGCCGGTAGGTGCCGACGACCTGGCCGGTCAGGGT from Streptomyces sp. CC0208 carries:
- a CDS encoding LLM class flavin-dependent oxidoreductase, with the protein product MSSLTAATRFSVLDRSRTREGGTNAQALQDTVRLAQELEGLGYHRFWVSEHHGVPGVAGSAPTVLAAAVAAATHTIRVGTGGVMLPNHQPLVVAEQFGVLESLFPGRIDMGLGRSVGFTDGVRRALGRGKDDADDFAVQLEELLGWFRGTSETGVRARPAEGLAVPPFVLAMGEGAAIAARAGLPMVIGDLRNRERMQRGIDHYRGRFRPSPWAPEPYVVISGTVAVAATPEEARRLLIPEAWSMAYSRTHGTFPPLPPAERVEALAMTAREQGLYESGLAGHIAGTEEQVAHELETVLKETGADEVLVTTSTYDREALLESYRRLATITSG
- a CDS encoding excinuclease ABC subunit UvrA; this translates as MHGTHGSHDPYVRVRGAREHNLQGVDVDIPRDVLAVFTGVSGSGKSSLAFGTIYAEAQRRYFESVAPYARRLIHQVGAPKVGEITGLPPAVSLQQRRSAPTSRSSVGTVTNLSNSLRMLFSRAGAYPPGAERLDSDSFSPNTAVGACPECHGLGRVHRTTERSLVPDPSLSIREGAIAAWPGAWQGKNLRDILDTLGYDVDRPWRELSAEEREWILFTDEQPVVTVHPVRDADRIQRPYQGTYMSARRYVLKTFADSKSQTLRAKAERFLVSAPCPVCGGSRLRPEAMAVTFNGRTIAELAAVPLVELASMLDARSETARFLTEDLTSRIAPVIELGLGYLSLDRATPTLSAGELQRLRLATQLRSGLFGVVYVLDEPSAGLHPADTEALLTVLDRLKAAGNSVFVVEHHLDVMRGADWLVDVGPLAGEHGGRVLHSGPPAGLAAVEESATARFLFDRSPAPARQVRSPRGLLKVGPVSRHNLRQVTAEFPLGVLTAVTGVSGSGKSTLVGEITEELEGVGRLVSVDQKPIGRTPRSNLATYTGLFDTVRKVFAATDEARQRGYGVGRFSFNVAGGRCETCQGEGFVSVELLFLPSTYAPCPDCGGARYNPETLEVTYRGRNIAQVLDLTVEAAADFFADSPSVARSLTTLLDVGLGYLHLGQPATELSGGEAQRIKLASELQRVHRAHTLYLLDEPTTGLHPADVEVLMRQLHGLVDAGHTVIVVEHDMSVVAGADWVIDLGPGGGDAGGRIVATGVPGAVAEAAGSTTAPYLARTLGKDC
- a CDS encoding lysophospholipid acyltransferase family protein; the protein is MSVWLPSAPCTPGACLERAGSVTAVPRAVLRFLVVTAVLLAGIVLLPVGRLIPAGAVRWWCRAVVRVSGVRVRLSGAATPTGGVLLVANHISWLDIPLLAAVRPARMLAKSEIRRWPVAGRLTARSGALFIERDRLRALPDTVARIADALRAGAAVAVFPEGSTWCGRAQGHFRRAVFQAALDAGVPVQPVSLRYRLVDGGSSTAPAFIGDDSLLTSVWRVVSARGLMAEVEVPDPIPPGSHPDRRSLARAAQSRACHGRTGEHTGG
- a CDS encoding GNAT family N-acyltransferase: MTGVSTLDRPPQSVAPTRYTVTLARDEDDVRAAQRLRHDVFAGEMGALLSTPEPGLDVDGFDAHCDHLLVRDTLTGQVVGTYRLLPPERAAVAGRLYSESEFDLAPLDAIRPGLVEVGRSCVHPDHRDGAVIGLIWAGIARYMVDRGHDWLAGCCSVPLADGGALAAGTWDRVRTKYLAPEEFRVRPLLPWEPADVAPAAHTELPPLLRGYLRLGAWVCGQPAHDPDFGVADMYVLLSMRRVNARYLRHFLSLVPA